In Aphelocoma coerulescens isolate FSJ_1873_10779 chromosome 13, UR_Acoe_1.0, whole genome shotgun sequence, the following are encoded in one genomic region:
- the MRPL22 gene encoding large ribosomal subunit protein uL22m isoform X1 produces MAARWALGAGAAWARGLLSWARPERWLASGSLFPLSCIHTSTSLQKIGKWEKKNRIVYPPQLPGEPRRPAEIYHCRREIKYSKDKMWYLAKLIKGMSIDQALAQLEFSDKKGAKVIKEVLLEAQEMAVRKHNVEFKSNLHIAESLTGRGRYVKRVRCHGKGMFGIMKISRCHYFVKLVEGPPPPPEPPRTGFDQAKEYVQQLRNRTLVHTL; encoded by the exons ATGGCGGCGCGCTGGGCGCTGGGCGCGG GAGCTGCCTGGGCGCGGGgtctcctcagctgggcacgaCCAGAGAG GTGGCTGGCATCTGGTAGCCTTTTTCCTCTGTCATGCATCCACACAAGCACATCTCTGCAGAAAATTGGGAAGTGGGAGAAAAAGAACAGGATTGTTTACCCTCCACAGCTGCCTGGAGAGCCTCGCAGACCAGCT GAAATATATCACTGTCGGAGGGAAATAAAATACAGCAAAGATAAGATGTGGTATCTGGCAAAACTG ATAAAAGGAATGTCCATTGATCAGGCTCTCGCTCAGTTGGAATTCAGTGACAAAAAGGGAGCAAAGGTGATCAAAGAA GTTCTGTTAGAAGCACAGGAAATGGCTGTAAGAAAGCACAATGTGGAATTCAAATCAAATTTACATATag CGGAGTCGCTGACGGGCAGAGGCCGCTACGTGAAGCGGGTGCGGTGCCACGGCAAGGGCATGTTTGGCATCATGAAAATCAGCAGGTGCCACTACTTTGTGAAGCTGGTGGAaggtcctcctcctcccccagagCCACCAAGGACTGGCTTTGACCAAGCAAAGGAATATGTGCAGCAGCTGCGAAACAGAACTCTTGTTCATACACTGTGA
- the MRPL22 gene encoding large ribosomal subunit protein uL22m isoform X2 — MSKLCLICCSHSRQSHAFLFLEIYHCRREIKYSKDKMWYLAKLIKGMSIDQALAQLEFSDKKGAKVIKEVLLEAQEMAVRKHNVEFKSNLHIAESLTGRGRYVKRVRCHGKGMFGIMKISRCHYFVKLVEGPPPPPEPPRTGFDQAKEYVQQLRNRTLVHTL; from the exons ATGTCAAAGCTATGCTTGATATGCTGTTCTCATAGTAGGCAGAGCCATGCCTTTTTATTCCTA GAAATATATCACTGTCGGAGGGAAATAAAATACAGCAAAGATAAGATGTGGTATCTGGCAAAACTG ATAAAAGGAATGTCCATTGATCAGGCTCTCGCTCAGTTGGAATTCAGTGACAAAAAGGGAGCAAAGGTGATCAAAGAA GTTCTGTTAGAAGCACAGGAAATGGCTGTAAGAAAGCACAATGTGGAATTCAAATCAAATTTACATATag CGGAGTCGCTGACGGGCAGAGGCCGCTACGTGAAGCGGGTGCGGTGCCACGGCAAGGGCATGTTTGGCATCATGAAAATCAGCAGGTGCCACTACTTTGTGAAGCTGGTGGAaggtcctcctcctcccccagagCCACCAAGGACTGGCTTTGACCAAGCAAAGGAATATGTGCAGCAGCTGCGAAACAGAACTCTTGTTCATACACTGTGA